TTAAAGATGACTGGGAATCCTTAACCTCCCACTTGCCCTTTACCTTGGCAATAGTCAGGTCCATAACGCCAAGCTGATTGCCCCAGCTGCCAGGCATGATGAAGGGCACCCCGTTGACCGTTCCCTTTTCTGCATCCACTTCAGGAAGATCGGTGAAATCTCCCGGAAAATTCTTATGGTTGTGTCCGGAAATAACCGCATCAATGCCTTCTACTTTTGTTAAGTCGTAGGCTGCATTCTCTTCCATCTCAGCATATGCTGCGTCCCCCATGCCGGAGTGCGCAAGTGCAATGATAATGTCCGCACCTTCTTCTTTCATTTTAGGAATATTGGCTTTTACTGATTTTACAATGTCTTTTGTGATGATTTTTCCATCAAGATTGGCTTTGTCCCATTGTGTAATCTGCGGAGTCACAGCACCGATAACCCCAACCTTAATGACCTGTTTTCTTCCTTTTTCATCAACGACTTTTTCTTGATGATTTTATATGGTTTAAAGTAATTTTTATCGTTTTCCGGATTATTATCATCGTCGTCTTTGTAGACATTGGCATTTACATAAGGAAATGGCGCATCATCCAGAACCTCATCCAGATATTCGAGGCCATAATTGAATTCATGGTTTCCTACCGTAGCGGCATCATAATCTAATAGTTCCATAGCCTTGAACACGGGATGCATTTCCCCATCCTCAAGCTGATCTACTTTTGCTTTATAATCGCCAAGCGGATTACCCTGAATGAGGTCTCCGTTGTCAAATAATAATGTATTCTTTGCTTCTTTTCTTGCCTGTTTGATTAAGGTAGCTGTTTTAGCCAGACCAAATTCAATGGTTTCTGCATCTTTATAGTAATCATAGTTATAAAGGTGTGTATGTATATCTGTTGTTCCCAGTATCCGCAGGCTTACTTCATGGCTGAATTTAAGTTCCGGTTTCCCTGTATGATCAGGCTTTGCCGCCATGACAGAATCATATGAAATAGGAGCTGCTAAGACAGATAGGGCCATCGTTGTTGCGAGTATCGTCTTTCCAAGTTTGCGCATAGGCTTTTTCAAATGAATACATCTCCTCAAATTATAGTAGATTAGGATGATAACATTCATAATTCTATCTATTTTTAGACTTATTTGAGAATGAGCAATTAGTCGGAATTAACATAGGAAAATTATTAAATTTTTGTAAAAAGAAGCCTATTTGCCTAATAAAATACAGCACCCTCATAGGGTGCTGTACGATTTCGAATAGTATTATTATAATGTCAGTTACTAATTTCCAGGTCTGCCCTGTATATTAAATGACATCACCCTGAATTCTTTTATTGGGTTGGCTGCTCTATAGGAATAGTAAGAGTCACAATTGTCCCTATCCCCTTTTCACTTTCAAACGTGATTTCCGCCTTGTGTTCATCCACAATCTGCTTGGTAACCATCAGCCCTAAACCGGTTCCATCCGGCTTAGTTGTATAAAATGGATCCACGACCCGTTCCATATTCTCAGCATCAATCCCGCAGCCTTCATCTTTAATGCTGATTAAAACCTTGTCACCCTCCGCCACTTTGGCCGAAATCAGGATCGTGCCGCCTTCTGGCATAGATTCCATCGCATTCTTGATCAAATTAATAAAAGACTGCTTCAGCATATTTTCGTCACACTGAACTTTAGGAACAGCTTCCAGATTTTCTGTTTCGACACGGATATTCTGATTGGCTGCCTGTTCATGTATGATCGAGATGACATAGTTAATCACTGCATTCAGTTCAACTTTTTTAAACAGAGGAAGCCTTGGCTTGCTTAGGATCATAAGGTCATCGGCAATCAGATTAATGCGGTCGATTTCCTCAATCATGATCTTGTAGCGGTCCTGGTCTTCAGGATGTTTTTCCATCTGCAGCTGAGTAAATCCTCTTAAAGCTGCTAAAGGATTTCTTACTTCATGGCCGACTGCGGAAGCCATCTGTCCGACAGCAGCCAGCTTTTCAGTCTGGCGGAGCTCCTGGAAAACATGTGTAAGCGAGTGAATATAGGAATAGAAGCGATTCAGCAGAACATATGAAACACTTGAAAAAATGGCCATAAGCACGATTGGCACCATTACCTTTTGGCTGCTCAACAGTAAACCAGCCAGAAGATACTTCGCAATCATTCCGCCGGTTACTATCCAAAAATAGCGCTTATTCACAAAAATCGGCGCAAATATAATAAATAAAAGTTCTACTGCGCTTCCGCTCTGAAATTCCTTCGACTCACCGAAATAGATCAGCATGCTGTTACTAAAATCTATCAGGAAAAAGCCTGCAAAAAATAAGTATTTTACCTGAAAAGGGCGTTTTGTCCTGATTAAATACAGCGCTAAGGGCAGGAGTCCGATAATAGCCAGATAATACCCCCATCCAAGCCCGCCCTTTGGCAGGCCGGTACTGCCGCCAGTATTGAGGGGAAACAGATAATAATAAAACAAATCATAAAGTGTTAATATAATAAAGAATAGCCATATAAAAAGCTTAACTGCTTTTGTTTCTTCTTTTATCAAAGTCTGTTGGTTAAAGCCTTTCATTTCCATGCTCCTTGGTTAACTCTATTAATAATGTGTCTTTAGCACTATTATATACGTTTATGTCGAAATATGTATATTATGTTATATTCTTAAACTTCAAAAAACCAGCCAGGGTATATCCAGGCTGGTTTGTGTTTGTTAAGGTTTTAAGATGACTTTAATGCAGTCATCTTCATGGTCATTAAAAATTTTATACGCCCGATCAGCTTCTTCGAGCGGAATCTGATGGGTGATGATAGACTTCGGATCGAATTCCTTATTCGTTATTTTTTCAAATAGCTCAGGCATGTAGTGAACCACAGGCGCCTGGCCCATTTTAATGGTGATGTTTCTCGAGAAAAATTCCTCCAGCGGGAACATATTATAAGTCAGCCCGTACACACCTGTCAGCTGGACAGTTCCGAATTTGCGGACAGCTTTCGTCGCGATTTGGATCGGGCCCAGCGTTCCGCCCTGGAGCTTAAGCTTCTGCTCGATTTTTTCAACAGCGGATTTCTTCCCGTCCATGCCGACACAATCAATGACTACATCAGCTCCGCCCTGGGTGATTTCTTTTAGATAAGCTCCCATGTCATCATATTTCGTAAAGTCATAGACTTCCACATCATTGGTAAGCTTGGCGTGATTGAGACGGTAATCGAGATGATCTACTGCAATTACCCGTTTAGCTCCTTTCATCCAGGCAAATTTCTGGGTCATTAACCCGATGGGACCGCAGCCGAGGACGACGACTGTGTCTCCCGCTTTAACGCCTGAATGTTCTACACTCCAATAGGCTGTCGGCAGAACATCCGATAAAAAGAGCAGTGATTCATCCTCCAGTTCGCACGATTCCGGTATAACAAATGGCATGAAATTGCCAAACGGCACCTTTAGAAACTCTGCCTGGCCGCCCGGATGGTTTCCGTATTTCTCGGTATAGCCAAAGTAGCCGCCTGAATCATTATGCGGGTTCGAATTATCACATTGGCTTTCCATATCATGCTGGCAATAGAAGCAATGCCCGCACGATACATTAAATGGGATGACCACCCTGTCGCCTTTTTTTACCCGTGTCACATCAGGACCTGTCTCCTCAACGATCCCCATGGGTTCATGCCCGATAACATAACCTGGCCGCAATGGCATATTCCCCTGATATAAATGAAGGTCCGATCCGCAAATGGCGGTTGACGTGATGCGGACAATGACATCATCCCGCTTTTCAATTCTGGGATCCTCTACATTTTTTACTTGAATATCTTTCGCTCCCTGGTAGGTTACAGCTCTCATATTTCACACTCCTTTATTGACTTAATAGGCTATACCCTCGTTGGGGATCAAATAACTCCATTTATATCCAATTTACAGATTGAAATATTTTCCTCGAATGTAAATTTTCATTAAAATCAGAAAAATAGTACAAAAGGTCCGTTTAATTATTCTGAATTTTGTAAATATAATAGAGTCACAGCTATTCAGCTGTGACCATACATATTCTGAGAGGAGATTTTGGATGAAGAAAAAAGAGTCATTGGGTCAGCATTACTAAGTGCAGCAATGGGACTATCTGTATTTGCGTCAGGGGCATTCGGTCAGCAGGTTGAGAGCAATGAAACCTATCGGGTTGTCATTCAGGGCCCAAGTGCAGAAAAAGCAAAGGCAAAATCGAACTATGGAGCACGATGGGATTTTGGCCAGAAAGGTTTTACTACTACGGTTAATGCTAAACAGTATCAGGCACTTTTAAAAAATAAAAACTTAAAGATTGATAAAGTTGAAGAAGTAAAGAACTCACCTGTGACCGCAGCAAAACCTGGATCAGGGGCTGCATCAGCTCCGGCAGACGGTACACCTTGGGGAATTGAGGCCATTTATAATGACAGCTCCATCCAAAGCACTTCAGGCGGAAACGGGGTAAAGGTTGCCGTGCTGGACACAGGTGTAAATACAGCACATGCTGATCTTGCCGGACAAGCTGAACAGTGTAAGGACTTTACACAAAGAAAGTCACCTTTAATTGACGGCAGCTGCGGGGATAAGAACGGACACGGCACACATGTTGCGGGTACTGTACTGGCTCATGGCGGTGATAACGGACAAGGTGTTTATGGGGTAGCCCCAGACGCAGATCTCTGGGCATATAAAGTGTTAAATGACAGAGGATCAGGGTATTCTGATGACATCGCCGGAGCTATTAAGCATGCGGCCGATGAAGCGGTCCGCACAGGATCTAAAGTGGTCATTTCCATGTCATTGGGTTCAAGCTCTAAAAGCACATTGATTGCAGATGCAGTTGATTACGCCTACAGCAAAGGTGTCCTGGTAGTTGCTGCTGCCGGAAATGATGGTCCTGCCGATAACACGATTGGCTATCCTGGCGCATTGGTGAATGCTGTTGCAGTAGCGGCTCTTGAAAATGTTCAGCAAAATGGTTCTTACCGTGTTGCAGATTTTTCATCAAGGGGCAACCCTGCTACTGATGGCGACTACCTAATCCAGGAGCGTGATGTCGAGCTCTCTGCACCAGGCAGAGCAATTGAATCCACCTGGTATGATGGCAGCTACAGCACAATCAGCGGTACATCCATGGCTACTCCTCATGTATCCGGATTAGCTGCTAAGATCTGGGCTCAGAATCCATCCATGAGCCACACCCAGCTTCGCAGCGAGCTTCAGAACCGGGCCAAGCAAAATGATATTCTTGGCGGAACAGGAGCTGCAGCTGGTGACGATTATGCATCAGGCTTTGGCTTCCCTCGTGTTAAGTAAGAGAATAATAGAAAAGCTTGGACATTTACGGTCCAAGCTTTTTTTGTGTTTTGATTTTTATTATAGTTACTGCAAAACAGCCTGCTTTTTCTGCTTTCGGTTATAAATGATTTTGGACAGGCTTACACTCACCTCGTACAGCAGCAGGAGAGGCAATGTAACCAAAATATCTGAAATAAAATCGGGCGGTGTAACTAAAATCGCCACCACAATCAGCACGAAATAGGCATACTTCCTTATCTTCTGCAGCGAATAGGGATTGAGGATGCCAAGGCTGGTCAGGAACATAATCACAACCGGAAGCTCGAACAGAAAGCCGAATGGCAGTGTTAAATGCAGCACGAATTGAAAGTATTTTTCCGTTGTAAAAAAGGCGGTGAACATATCTCCCGATAAGGTCATTAAAAAATTCAGAACCAGCGGCAAAAGAATGAAATATCCGAATGCTATACCGGTAATGAACAGGAAAAATAACGCGGGAATATAGGATAAGGCTACCTTTTTTCCATTCCGGTAAGCGCCGGGCTGACGAACAGCCAGATTTGATGGGCAGCTACCGGGATGGCGGCTGCAATGGCGACAACAGACGCAAGCATAAAATAGACCCATAGAATCTCAGAAGGACCGAGAACAGCCAATTTAAAATCCAGATCCCTAACCAGCCACTGGTAAATGTCGCTGACAAAAATAAAGGATAGTGCCAAGAACGCTATAAAGACAGCCGCTATAATCATCAGCCTCTTCCGAAGCTCTTCAAAATGCTGGAGGACATTTACTGCCTCATTATTCATATTATTCACCTCACTATAAAAGGAAGGAAGATATCTCTCCCTTCCCTATTCATTCTTATAGCAATTCTTTTTCTTTTCTTCCGGCTGTTCGTCTGAAACCAGTTCGCGTGTGGATTTTTTAAATTCTTTCAGGGTTGTGCCGAATGCCCTGCCGATTTCAGGAAGCTTGGATGGGCCGAAAATGATCAGCGCCAGCACTAGAACAATAATCAATCCTGGTATCCCGATATTTGATAGCATAATAACCTCCTAGTATTTGAAGCCTGTAATCGCCACAACTCCCGGGCGCGGCATAGTATCTCCCTTGCGGTGCGGCCATTTGCTTGTCAGATTGTTCAGGTCTTCCGTCTCTTCTCCCGGATGCTGAATGGACAGGAACAGGGTTGTTTCGTTTGGTGTAAAGGATGGTCCAGTTAGTTCTGCTTCAACGGGAGCTGAAGCAAACTGAAAGGCTTCGCCGGTATTTTTTCCGATAGTCGGGATGACGAACATGCCATTGTTGGCGAAATGCGTGTAGATTCCTGTATTCAGCTTGCTTGATGACATATCTGTTACCGTCCAGAGATTGCCAAGGCTATCGAAAGTTAGATTATCAGGTGCACTGAAGCCACTCTGTTTTCCGCCGGCTGCGAAAATTTCAAAATCAAAAGTCAGTGCACCCAAGTCATCTCCCTCTTCAATAAATCTAGTAATATGGCCGTGGAAGTTGCCATGTTTGTCATTGTTGGTGTGGGCAATGAATACCGTTTTATCAAACGGGCTGATTTCCACATCTTCCGGACGGTCAGTAGGTGTTCCGCCAACAAGCAGAGCTGCTTCATGGCAGTGAACAGCCACATCGGCCTGTGTTTGGAATTTCTTTAAAAGATCTGCATTCCCCTTGACAGCTTTCTGCACATTTTCGATAGTTAATGGCACCCATTTTCCGCTGCCCATATTAGCCACATAAAGCGTCCCTTCTTCAAGAAGGTCTGCATTTGCTTTTCCGCGGGATTTTACATATTTATTTTTGCTGATGAACTTATACACGCATGCATCTTTCTTATCATCACCCATATAAACCACAACCCGATTGTCATTGGTCAGGCCGACTGCTGCATTTTCATGGTTAAAGCGACCAAGGGCGGTGTGCTTGCGCGGCTTGAAATTAGGATCAAACGGATCGATTTCCACAATCCAGCCATAATGAGTTTCATTTAATCCTGCATCCTTTGAGGTAGATTCGAAATTCTCCTCAGCTGATAAAACCGTGCCCCACAATGTCATGCCGCCAGAACAATTAGCAAAAGTTCCCTGTACATTCGTTGCACCACCCACTGCTTTTGAACCTTTGGCAGGACCTGTGAGCTGGAATGGAGTCAAGCCTGTAATACGGCGCGCATATTTGGAATCCGTGTCCATTTTCCAGGTGCCTTCTTTATCACGGTATACCTCGATAATTGATCCTCCCTGGTTGTATAGCATTTTCTGAATTTGCGCTGCCGTATACTTGCCATTTGCCGGCCTTGCACCATGAACAAATAGATCGCTTGAATATTCATGATTCACCCATAAGAGACCACGCTTGTCCTTATCAATTGGAAAATATAATGTAAAGTCATTGTTAAAGCCGAATGTATCGCCTTTTTTGTTAATGACATCTCCATATGCTGCCACAACATCGTATTTGTATCCACGTGGTAAAACAAGGTCATCTTTATCTGTCGGGTCAATCGGCTTAAAATTTAATCCAGAGATTTTCTTCTGGAATCCGAATAAATGGGAGGCTGCCTCAACACCCTTAGCTTCCGCTTTTGGAACCATTGCCCCCAAACCTGTCGAAGCGACAGTCAATGCTCCCACACCTGTACCTACATACGTTAAAAACTTGCGGCGATTCAATTCAGTCATCCTAAGCACCTCTTCATATTATTCAATAATATTTGCATCGTATTTATGTACCAAACCCAAGTACAATACTAAAAGATGAATATTAAGAGAATGCTAAGAAATAACCTGAAAATTGTAAAAGTAGTTTAAAGATTGTAAAAAAATGCCCGGCATCAGCCGGACATCTCTTATCTTTCTATTAAGATACTTTTTCTTCCTGCGGCTTGTATTCCTCTTCCCAATACTCAGCATTTTTAATGCCAAGCTTTTTGGAATTGAATACTGGATCAAGACCTTGTTTCTTCTGGGCTTCGTAATCTTTCAGTGCAATCAGAGCCGGTTTTCTTAAGATAACGATGGCAATTAAGTTCAGCCAAACCATCAGTCCCAAACCAACATCTCCGAGAGCCCATGCCAGGCCTGCTGTTTTAACAGCGCCATAGAATGTTGCAGCAAGCAAGACAATTTTCAGGATAAACATAGCCAGCTTGCTGTTCTTGCCATTAATTAAGTAAGCTACATTTGTTTCAGCTATATAATAGTAAGCCATAATTGTTGTAAAAGCGAAGAAGAACAGAGAAACAGCAACGAATCCGGCACCAAAACCAGGAAGTGCAGATTCAACTGCCGCCTGTGTGAAACCAGGGCCGGCTTCCACTCCAGGAAGGTTTTCTACAATTGGAGTCTTTCCATCAGCTCCAACTGTATTGAACATGCCTGTAAATAGAATCATGAAAGCAGTTGCGGAACATACGAATAACGTATCAATGTATACAGAGAATGCCTGCACGAGACCTTGCTTAGCAGGGTGGGAAACCTCAGCAGCTGCAGCTGCATGCGGGCCTGTACCCTGACCAGCTTCGTTTGAATAGATACCGCGCTTGACTCCCCATGCGATCGCGCTTCCGATAATTCCGCCAAACATGGAATCTGCACCAAAGGCACTGCTGAAAATTAACGAAATAACACCAGGCAGTTCGCCAATGTTCATGCCAATAATAATTAAAGCGACTAAAATATAACCCACAGCCATAAATGGTACAGCATATTGAGCAACATTTGCAATACGCTTAACACCGCCGAAAATAATCAGTGCAAGTAACCCGATTATAATAAGGCCTGTTACTGTTTTATCAATGCCAAACGCATTTTCCATTCCAAGTGCAATTGAGTTTGACTGGATGCCAGGCATTAAAAGCGCCATAGCCAGCAATGCAGAAATAGCGAAAAGGACGGCAAACCATTTAATTCCGATTCCCTTTTCAATATAATAGGCCGGACCGCCTCGGTATAGCCCGTCTTTTTTCACTTTGTAAATCTGTGCCAGCGTCGATTCAACGAATGCACTGCCTGCTCCGATAAAAGCAATGGCCCACATCCAGAATACAGCACCAGGTCCACCCATTGCGATGGCAGTGGCAGTACCTGCGATGTTACCAGTTCCTACACGGCCGGAAAGAGCAATAGATAAGGCCTGGAAAGACGAAACGCCCGCTGCGGAACTTTTCCCTTTAAACATGAGCAGTACCATATCCTTGATATGGCGGACCTGTAAAAATCGAGTTAAGACAGAGAAGAACAACCCTATAGCTAAACAGATATAAATAACAGGTGTACTCCATAAAATGCCGTTTAGCTGATTAACAAAAGCTTCCAAACAACTTCCCCTTTTTCATATATATTCTGAATCTTTTTCCTATTAGGAATTATAGAATAAATACTGTTATAAGACAATGTTTTTTTCACGGACTCTGGTAAAAATGTCATAGAAAATTCGGCCTTTCCTTAAAAAAGCCGTTTTTATCATGGTTATCAGGATATATAAAAATTAGATTGATAGCATACCCCTTCCTCTTTTTAGAAATTTTTAGTATTATATATTTAGGGAAACGAAATGTTTCCCGGAAAGAAGTGTTTCAAATATGATAAAACAGACGAAAAGAAATCTAATGATCATGTGGTTTGCCAATTTCTTTGTGGCAGGCAGCATGACGATGGTGCTTCCCTTTATTTCGTTATATATAGAAAGTTTTGGCGACTACTCTCCAACTTATGTACAGCATTGGTCAGGGTGGACATTTGCGATCACATTTGTGACTGCATTTCTTTTTTCTCCTGTGTGGGGAAGAATCGGGGACCTTTTTGGGCGCAGGAAAATATTGATACTGTCCGGAATCGGGAT
This window of the Cytobacillus pseudoceanisediminis genome carries:
- a CDS encoding ATP-binding protein, giving the protein MKGFNQQTLIKEETKAVKLFIWLFFIILTLYDLFYYYLFPLNTGGSTGLPKGGLGWGYYLAIIGLLPLALYLIRTKRPFQVKYLFFAGFFLIDFSNSMLIYFGESKEFQSGSAVELLFIIFAPIFVNKRYFWIVTGGMIAKYLLAGLLLSSQKVMVPIVLMAIFSSVSYVLLNRFYSYIHSLTHVFQELRQTEKLAAVGQMASAVGHEVRNPLAALRGFTQLQMEKHPEDQDRYKIMIEEIDRINLIADDLMILSKPRLPLFKKVELNAVINYVISIIHEQAANQNIRVETENLEAVPKVQCDENMLKQSFINLIKNAMESMPEGGTILISAKVAEGDKVLISIKDEGCGIDAENMERVVDPFYTTKPDGTGLGLMVTKQIVDEHKAEITFESEKGIGTIVTLTIPIEQPTQ
- a CDS encoding zinc-dependent alcohol dehydrogenase, whose protein sequence is MRAVTYQGAKDIQVKNVEDPRIEKRDDVIVRITSTAICGSDLHLYQGNMPLRPGYVIGHEPMGIVEETGPDVTRVKKGDRVVIPFNVSCGHCFYCQHDMESQCDNSNPHNDSGGYFGYTEKYGNHPGGQAEFLKVPFGNFMPFVIPESCELEDESLLFLSDVLPTAYWSVEHSGVKAGDTVVVLGCGPIGLMTQKFAWMKGAKRVIAVDHLDYRLNHAKLTNDVEVYDFTKYDDMGAYLKEITQGGADVVIDCVGMDGKKSAVEKIEQKLKLQGGTLGPIQIATKAVRKFGTVQLTGVYGLTYNMFPLEEFFSRNITIKMGQAPVVHYMPELFEKITNKEFDPKSIITHQIPLEEADRAYKIFNDHEDDCIKVILKP
- a CDS encoding S8 family peptidase, with product MGLSVFASGAFGQQVESNETYRVVIQGPSAEKAKAKSNYGARWDFGQKGFTTTVNAKQYQALLKNKNLKIDKVEEVKNSPVTAAKPGSGAASAPADGTPWGIEAIYNDSSIQSTSGGNGVKVAVLDTGVNTAHADLAGQAEQCKDFTQRKSPLIDGSCGDKNGHGTHVAGTVLAHGGDNGQGVYGVAPDADLWAYKVLNDRGSGYSDDIAGAIKHAADEAVRTGSKVVISMSLGSSSKSTLIADAVDYAYSKGVLVVAAAGNDGPADNTIGYPGALVNAVAVAALENVQQNGSYRVADFSSRGNPATDGDYLIQERDVELSAPGRAIESTWYDGSYSTISGTSMATPHVSGLAAKIWAQNPSMSHTQLRSELQNRAKQNDILGGTGAAAGDDYASGFGFPRVK
- a CDS encoding twin-arginine translocase TatA/TatE family subunit; this encodes MLSNIGIPGLIIVLVLALIIFGPSKLPEIGRAFGTTLKEFKKSTRELVSDEQPEEKKKNCYKNE
- a CDS encoding PhoX family protein, with product MTELNRRKFLTYVGTGVGALTVASTGLGAMVPKAEAKGVEAASHLFGFQKKISGLNFKPIDPTDKDDLVLPRGYKYDVVAAYGDVINKKGDTFGFNNDFTLYFPIDKDKRGLLWVNHEYSSDLFVHGARPANGKYTAAQIQKMLYNQGGSIIEVYRDKEGTWKMDTDSKYARRITGLTPFQLTGPAKGSKAVGGATNVQGTFANCSGGMTLWGTVLSAEENFESTSKDAGLNETHYGWIVEIDPFDPNFKPRKHTALGRFNHENAAVGLTNDNRVVVYMGDDKKDACVYKFISKNKYVKSRGKANADLLEEGTLYVANMGSGKWVPLTIENVQKAVKGNADLLKKFQTQADVAVHCHEAALLVGGTPTDRPEDVEISPFDKTVFIAHTNNDKHGNFHGHITRFIEEGDDLGALTFDFEIFAAGGKQSGFSAPDNLTFDSLGNLWTVTDMSSSKLNTGIYTHFANNGMFVIPTIGKNTGEAFQFASAPVEAELTGPSFTPNETTLFLSIQHPGEETEDLNNLTSKWPHRKGDTMPRPGVVAITGFKY
- a CDS encoding alanine/glycine:cation symporter family protein, translating into MEAFVNQLNGILWSTPVIYICLAIGLFFSVLTRFLQVRHIKDMVLLMFKGKSSAAGVSSFQALSIALSGRVGTGNIAGTATAIAMGGPGAVFWMWAIAFIGAGSAFVESTLAQIYKVKKDGLYRGGPAYYIEKGIGIKWFAVLFAISALLAMALLMPGIQSNSIALGMENAFGIDKTVTGLIIIGLLALIIFGGVKRIANVAQYAVPFMAVGYILVALIIIGMNIGELPGVISLIFSSAFGADSMFGGIIGSAIAWGVKRGIYSNEAGQGTGPHAAAAAEVSHPAKQGLVQAFSVYIDTLFVCSATAFMILFTGMFNTVGADGKTPIVENLPGVEAGPGFTQAAVESALPGFGAGFVAVSLFFFAFTTIMAYYYIAETNVAYLINGKNSKLAMFILKIVLLAATFYGAVKTAGLAWALGDVGLGLMVWLNLIAIVILRKPALIALKDYEAQKKQGLDPVFNSKKLGIKNAEYWEEEYKPQEEKVS